From the Diospyros lotus cultivar Yz01 chromosome 13, ASM1463336v1, whole genome shotgun sequence genome, one window contains:
- the LOC127788680 gene encoding xylan glycosyltransferase MUCI21-like isoform X1, which produces MVHYQRYHHPLRKGVELVLVGEEEYEEMESQSGLLDSIVCGSCGINNVNSKRATRPKLLPFLFFSLLCCTLLFAPHFLSFPPEFAVLYSFGHEDGSLVAQMDVNASLCSSIPNGTICCDRSSIRSDLCIMKGDVRTHSPSSSVYLYTSRNIKGLIDYVPGLDEDGEVDEEEELQHEKLKPYTRKWEASVMDTIGELDLISKRESSATLRGCDVQHDVPAVFFSTGGYTGNVYHEFNDGLLPLYITSQHLNKKVVFVILEYHSWWLTKYGDILSLLSDYAPIDFSGDNRTHCFPEAIVGLRIHDELTVDPSLMEGGKTIRDFRDLLDRAYWPRIRGLIQDEEREAQLKLKEKLFSLPPSSDQNQVETREELQGLEKPKLAILSRNGSSNRAITNQDLLVKMAEEIGYQVQVLMPDKTSELAKIYRALNSSDVMVGVHGAAMTHFLFLKPGSVFIQVIPLGTEWAAEAYYGEPAAKLGLRYTGYKILARESSLYEEYDKSDPVLTDPSSVCRKGWEFTKKIYLDHQNVRLNLARFRKRLVRAHEYSVAKKKNQHLQLLQSQ; this is translated from the exons ATGGTGCACTACCAGAGGTATCATCATCCTCTGAGAAAGGGTGTGGAGCTCGTGCTGGTTGGGGAAGAAGAATATGAGGAAATGGAATCTCAAAGTGGTCTTCTTGATTCAATAGTCTGTGGGAGCTGTGGAATCAATAATGTTAATAGCAAGAGAGCGACTAGGCCCAAGCTTCTccccttcctcttcttttctcttctctgcTGCACCTTGTTATTCGctcctcattttctctccttTCCCCCTGAGTTCGCTGTCTTGT ATTCTTTTGGGCATGAAGATGGAAGCCTTGTTGCTCAGATGGATGTCAACGCTTCCCTCTGTTCTTCAATCCCCAATG GAACAATATGTTGTGACCGGAGCAGCATCCGGTCAGACCTATGTATCATGAAAGGGGATGTGAGAACACACTCTCCTTCCTCATCTGTATACCTCTATACTTCCCGAAACATCAAGGGCTTGATTGATTATGTCCCGGGATTAGATGAAGATGGCGAGGTCGATGAAGAGGAGGAACTTCAACACGAAAAGCTTAAGCCTTATACCAGGAAATGGGAGGCAAGTGTTATGGATACCATTGGTGAATTAGACCTAATCTCAAAGAGGGAAAGCTCGGCTACCCTACGCGGGTGTGATGTCCAGCATGATGTCCCTGCAGTGTTCTTTTCGACTGGGGGCTATACTGGTAATGTTTATCACGAATTCAACGATGGGCTTTTGCCTCTCTACATTACTTCTCAACATTTGAACAAGAAGGTTGTGTTTGTTATTCTTGAGTATCATAGTTGGTGGTTAACAAAGTATGGTGACATCCTTTCCCTCCTGTCGGATTATGCTCCAATAGATTTCAGTGGAGACAATAGAACTCATTGCTTCCCAGAAGCCATCGTTGGTCTGAGAATTCATGATGAGCTCACTGTTGATCCTTCATTGATGGAAGGGGGTAAGACCATTCGCGATTTTCGCGACCTCCTTGACCGAGCTTACTGGCCTAGAATTAGGGGCTTGATTCAGGATGAGGAAAGAGAAGCCCAGCTGAAGTTGAAAGAAAAGTTGTTCTCTTTACCTCCATCATCTGATCAGAACCAGGTTGAAACAAGAGAAGAGCTGCAGGGATTGGAGAAACCAAAATTGGCCATCTTGTCCCGAAATGGGTCCAGTAATAGAGCAATAACAAATCAAGACTTGCTGGTGAAGATGGCTGAAGAAATTGGGTACCAAGTGCAAGTGCTGATGCCTGATAAAACGTCTGAATTGGCTAAGATCTACAGGGCACTTAACTCCAGTGATGTTATGGTTGGTGTCCATGGTGCAGCCAtgactcattttctttttctgaaaCCGGGCTCTGTCTTTATCCAAGTGATACCCCTTGGAACAGAATGGGCTGCAGAGGCTTATTACGGCGAACCTGCAGCCAAGCTTGGTCTGAGGTACACTGGGTACAAAATCCTTGCTAGAGAGAGCTCACTGTATGAGGAGTATGATAAGAGTGACCCTGTTCTTACTGACCCCAGCAGTGTGTGCCGTAAAGGCTGGGAATTCACCAAGAAGATCTATCTTGATCACCAAAACGTGAGGCTGAATCTTGCAAGGTTTCGAAAGCGGCTAGTTCGAGCCCACGAGTACTCAGTtgccaagaagaagaaccagCACTTGCAGCTTCTTCAATCCCAGTAA
- the LOC127788680 gene encoding xylan glycosyltransferase MUCI21-like isoform X2: MLIARERLGPSFSPSSSFLFSAAPCYSLLIFSPFPLSSLSCFPLLGSADSFGHEDGSLVAQMDVNASLCSSIPNGTICCDRSSIRSDLCIMKGDVRTHSPSSSVYLYTSRNIKGLIDYVPGLDEDGEVDEEEELQHEKLKPYTRKWEASVMDTIGELDLISKRESSATLRGCDVQHDVPAVFFSTGGYTGNVYHEFNDGLLPLYITSQHLNKKVVFVILEYHSWWLTKYGDILSLLSDYAPIDFSGDNRTHCFPEAIVGLRIHDELTVDPSLMEGGKTIRDFRDLLDRAYWPRIRGLIQDEEREAQLKLKEKLFSLPPSSDQNQVETREELQGLEKPKLAILSRNGSSNRAITNQDLLVKMAEEIGYQVQVLMPDKTSELAKIYRALNSSDVMVGVHGAAMTHFLFLKPGSVFIQVIPLGTEWAAEAYYGEPAAKLGLRYTGYKILARESSLYEEYDKSDPVLTDPSSVCRKGWEFTKKIYLDHQNVRLNLARFRKRLVRAHEYSVAKKKNQHLQLLQSQ, encoded by the exons ATGTTAATAGCAAGAGAGCGACTAGGCCCAAGCTTCTccccttcctcttcttttctcttctctgcTGCACCTTGTTATTCGctcctcattttctctccttTCCCCCTGAGTTCGCTGTCTTGT TTTCCTCTTCTGGGTTCTGCAGATTCTTTTGGGCATGAAGATGGAAGCCTTGTTGCTCAGATGGATGTCAACGCTTCCCTCTGTTCTTCAATCCCCAATG GAACAATATGTTGTGACCGGAGCAGCATCCGGTCAGACCTATGTATCATGAAAGGGGATGTGAGAACACACTCTCCTTCCTCATCTGTATACCTCTATACTTCCCGAAACATCAAGGGCTTGATTGATTATGTCCCGGGATTAGATGAAGATGGCGAGGTCGATGAAGAGGAGGAACTTCAACACGAAAAGCTTAAGCCTTATACCAGGAAATGGGAGGCAAGTGTTATGGATACCATTGGTGAATTAGACCTAATCTCAAAGAGGGAAAGCTCGGCTACCCTACGCGGGTGTGATGTCCAGCATGATGTCCCTGCAGTGTTCTTTTCGACTGGGGGCTATACTGGTAATGTTTATCACGAATTCAACGATGGGCTTTTGCCTCTCTACATTACTTCTCAACATTTGAACAAGAAGGTTGTGTTTGTTATTCTTGAGTATCATAGTTGGTGGTTAACAAAGTATGGTGACATCCTTTCCCTCCTGTCGGATTATGCTCCAATAGATTTCAGTGGAGACAATAGAACTCATTGCTTCCCAGAAGCCATCGTTGGTCTGAGAATTCATGATGAGCTCACTGTTGATCCTTCATTGATGGAAGGGGGTAAGACCATTCGCGATTTTCGCGACCTCCTTGACCGAGCTTACTGGCCTAGAATTAGGGGCTTGATTCAGGATGAGGAAAGAGAAGCCCAGCTGAAGTTGAAAGAAAAGTTGTTCTCTTTACCTCCATCATCTGATCAGAACCAGGTTGAAACAAGAGAAGAGCTGCAGGGATTGGAGAAACCAAAATTGGCCATCTTGTCCCGAAATGGGTCCAGTAATAGAGCAATAACAAATCAAGACTTGCTGGTGAAGATGGCTGAAGAAATTGGGTACCAAGTGCAAGTGCTGATGCCTGATAAAACGTCTGAATTGGCTAAGATCTACAGGGCACTTAACTCCAGTGATGTTATGGTTGGTGTCCATGGTGCAGCCAtgactcattttctttttctgaaaCCGGGCTCTGTCTTTATCCAAGTGATACCCCTTGGAACAGAATGGGCTGCAGAGGCTTATTACGGCGAACCTGCAGCCAAGCTTGGTCTGAGGTACACTGGGTACAAAATCCTTGCTAGAGAGAGCTCACTGTATGAGGAGTATGATAAGAGTGACCCTGTTCTTACTGACCCCAGCAGTGTGTGCCGTAAAGGCTGGGAATTCACCAAGAAGATCTATCTTGATCACCAAAACGTGAGGCTGAATCTTGCAAGGTTTCGAAAGCGGCTAGTTCGAGCCCACGAGTACTCAGTtgccaagaagaagaaccagCACTTGCAGCTTCTTCAATCCCAGTAA